In a genomic window of Streptomyces noursei ATCC 11455:
- a CDS encoding asparagine synthase-related protein, producing MRWLVGWSSAATAHRECRTLLPVGAQLLWGDPDPLWAVGDWRPHEVRVVQADPETRLAVFGVCGATDDQLKVGLFAARGGALRHLTAWPGSYTAVAQVGRRITVTGDLAGARPVFHTRWAGGTAYATAALPLADLVEAGLDVGHLAALLACPDAPEAVGAGTPYDGVRRIPPGHALVLRTGSSEIASYEPPASLAVAAPQLAPEQAVDGVREALVEAVRARLAAPRFAPDPDGLDRLDPGPVPGMGPAERRAARGGPAPGIGADLSGGSASGTLALLAAGLPGQPGRINGHGERLLAVTFNDRATHGDRAQHEAELERARGIAEDPRLHHVVVAAGEEALPYTGLDALPLTDESGPSLTLAGRHRRRLLSGGADHFVGNGARQVLDAHPARLADLLMDRRRRHLLRPVTALAKADGPSAHSVLVPFTVYRAARKLARTPYATGMAEAARHLMERRFADEPVAGGAVDASLAALAWCRPGPAARWLTGEALAEVSVRLGDAAHRSPAAGRPGERRARAALARQAADHRIFEQAVEVRSQRLHAPFLDNQVVLACRALPDTLRVQPGARAAVLRAVLAGAGVRYLPSGWGAAAHHTHTAAVRAGLRAAVGPLLQLFDAPLLADAGLVEARVVRRALRAAAEGAPVPLDGLAELVAAEVWLRRLLARRGSCWTGAQAPRQRALAGGVVRARLS from the coding sequence ATGCGCTGGCTGGTGGGGTGGAGCAGTGCCGCGACCGCCCACAGGGAGTGCCGGACGCTGCTGCCCGTGGGCGCCCAACTCCTGTGGGGCGACCCCGATCCCCTCTGGGCGGTGGGCGACTGGCGGCCCCACGAGGTGCGCGTCGTCCAGGCCGACCCGGAGACCCGACTCGCCGTCTTCGGGGTCTGCGGCGCCACCGACGACCAGTTGAAGGTGGGCCTGTTCGCCGCCCGTGGGGGCGCGCTGCGCCACCTGACCGCCTGGCCTGGCAGCTACACCGCCGTCGCCCAAGTGGGCCGCCGGATCACCGTCACCGGAGACCTGGCCGGCGCCCGGCCCGTCTTCCACACCCGGTGGGCCGGCGGGACCGCCTACGCCACCGCCGCCCTGCCGCTCGCCGACCTCGTCGAGGCCGGCCTCGACGTCGGCCATCTGGCCGCCCTGCTGGCCTGCCCGGACGCCCCCGAGGCGGTGGGCGCCGGCACCCCGTACGACGGGGTCCGCCGGATCCCGCCCGGCCACGCCCTGGTGCTGCGCACCGGCAGCAGCGAGATCGCCTCCTACGAACCGCCCGCGTCCCTGGCCGTCGCCGCCCCCCAACTCGCCCCGGAGCAGGCGGTGGACGGCGTCCGGGAGGCCCTCGTGGAGGCCGTGCGTGCCCGGCTGGCGGCCCCCCGCTTCGCGCCCGACCCGGACGGCCTCGACCGGCTCGACCCAGGCCCGGTGCCCGGCATGGGCCCCGCGGAGCGGCGCGCGGCGCGCGGCGGACCGGCCCCCGGCATCGGCGCCGACCTCTCCGGGGGCAGCGCCTCCGGAACCCTCGCCCTCCTGGCCGCCGGCCTCCCCGGGCAGCCCGGCCGGATCAACGGCCACGGCGAGCGCCTGCTGGCGGTCACCTTCAACGACCGCGCCACCCATGGCGACCGGGCCCAGCACGAGGCGGAACTGGAGCGTGCCCGCGGCATCGCCGAGGACCCCCGGCTGCACCACGTCGTCGTCGCCGCCGGCGAGGAGGCCCTCCCGTACACCGGCCTGGACGCCCTCCCGCTCACCGACGAGTCCGGCCCCTCGCTGACCCTGGCCGGCCGGCACCGCAGGCGGCTGCTGTCCGGCGGCGCCGACCACTTCGTCGGGAACGGCGCCCGCCAGGTCCTCGACGCCCACCCCGCCCGCCTCGCCGACCTCCTCATGGACCGCCGCCGGCGCCATCTGCTGCGCCCGGTCACCGCGCTGGCCAAGGCCGACGGCCCCTCCGCGCACTCGGTGCTGGTCCCGTTCACCGTCTACCGGGCCGCCCGGAAGCTCGCCCGCACCCCCTACGCCACCGGGATGGCCGAGGCCGCGCGCCACCTGATGGAGCGCCGGTTCGCCGACGAGCCGGTGGCCGGCGGCGCGGTGGACGCCTCCCTGGCCGCGCTCGCCTGGTGCCGCCCCGGGCCCGCGGCCCGCTGGCTCACGGGGGAGGCGCTGGCCGAAGTATCGGTTCGCCTCGGGGACGCGGCGCACCGTTCGCCCGCCGCGGGCCGCCCCGGCGAACGACGGGCCCGCGCCGCCCTCGCCCGCCAGGCCGCCGACCACCGGATCTTCGAGCAGGCCGTCGAGGTCCGCAGCCAGCGGCTGCACGCCCCCTTCCTGGACAACCAGGTGGTGCTGGCCTGCCGCGCCCTGCCGGACACCCTGCGGGTGCAGCCGGGCGCCCGGGCCGCCGTCCTGCGCGCCGTCCTGGCCGGCGCCGGCGTGCGGTACCTGCCGTCCGGCTGGGGCGCCGCCGCGCACCACACCCACACCGCCGCGGTCCGCGCCGGACTGCGCGCCGCGGTCGGCCCGTTGCTCCAGCTCTTCGACGCGCCACTGCTGGCGGACGCCGGCCTCGTCGAGGCGCGGGTGGTCCGCCGCGCGCTCCGCGCGGCGGCCGAGGGCGCCCCGGTGCCCCTGGACGGTCTGGCCGAACTGGTCGCCGCCGAAGTGTGGTTGCGCCGGCTGCTGGCCCGCCGCGGCTCGTGCTGGACGGGCGCGCAGGCGCCCCGGCAACGGGCGCTCGCCGGGGGCGTGGTGCGCGCGCGGCTCTCCTGA
- a CDS encoding TetR/AcrR family transcriptional regulator, protein MHIQGSQWSAAATMTAAASDGVNGAGGNGTGAATGLNGRSTPLRVDAQRNLEHVLRAAREVFGELGYGAPMEDVARRARVGVGTVYRRFPSKDVLVRRIAEEETSRLTEQARAALGQEDDPWSALARFLRTSVASGAGRLLPPGILRVGASEERADGAAEPRVPEGGTEARVPLQRMAPGEADGPRSGPEAEETPGGQALLDVVGRLVERARAAGALRTDVTVSDVLLVIATGAPALPDPGQQQAASARLLEILLEGLRSRPAT, encoded by the coding sequence ATGCACATTCAGGGCTCTCAATGGTCGGCGGCGGCCACGATGACCGCTGCCGCTTCCGACGGTGTCAACGGCGCCGGCGGCAACGGAACGGGCGCGGCGACCGGCCTCAACGGCCGGAGCACACCCCTGCGGGTCGATGCCCAGCGCAATCTGGAGCATGTGCTGCGGGCGGCCCGAGAGGTCTTCGGCGAACTGGGGTACGGCGCGCCGATGGAGGACGTGGCGCGTCGCGCCCGGGTCGGGGTCGGGACGGTCTACCGCCGCTTCCCGAGCAAGGACGTCCTGGTCCGGCGGATAGCCGAGGAGGAGACCTCCCGGCTGACCGAGCAGGCACGGGCCGCACTGGGTCAGGAGGACGATCCGTGGTCGGCGCTGGCGCGGTTCCTGCGCACGTCGGTCGCCTCGGGCGCCGGGCGGCTGCTGCCGCCGGGCATCCTGCGGGTCGGCGCGAGCGAGGAGCGGGCGGACGGCGCGGCCGAGCCGCGGGTGCCGGAGGGCGGCACCGAGGCCCGGGTGCCGCTGCAGCGGATGGCGCCCGGCGAGGCGGACGGGCCGCGGAGCGGCCCCGAGGCCGAGGAGACGCCGGGCGGGCAGGCGCTGCTGGACGTCGTCGGACGGCTGGTCGAGCGGGCCCGGGCGGCGGGTGCGCTGCGGACCGATGTCACGGTCTCCGACGTGCTGCTGGTCATCGCCACGGGTGCGCCCGCGCTGCCCGATCCCGGGCAGCAGCAGGCGGCCTCCGCCCGGTTGCTGGAGATCCTGCTGGAAGGGCTGCGGTCGCGTCCCGCGACGTGA
- a CDS encoding sigma-70 family RNA polymerase sigma factor, giving the protein MGVDGRDERRGETTGRRSDQVPGRTGPPGATPPRGGLEDAGPSVPAQRRRSRHGGMPSDEPVGVPGERTDADLPPSDAELVAAMRAGDDSAYEELYRRHAEAVRRYARGCCRDAHTAEDLTGEVFARTLQAVRGGAGPDSAVRAYLLTTVRRVAAAWARTTRREQLVEDFAVFAVSAAGSSLDDSTLDPGADVRAMHEAEQTMAVQAFRSLPERYQTVLWHTTIEDESPSEVAPLLGLTANATAVLAHRAREGLKQAYLQAHVSQSLTAGGDCARYADRLGAYARGGLRMRAERGLRKHLEECARCRGAALEVVDLNQRIGAVLPVAVIGWFAAGYVVKGAAAVAGIAGAGAAAGAGVAAAAAGSGSGTAGGAGGGAAVGEGLAAPVKIGIGAGLVVAAGAALAFALAGSPQPAPRAQPHPPAPVAPPVPAPPPSHTPRPPVGAPVTEPTPSRTPMPTPTPSEPAPTPTPTPTPAPPTPTPTPTPTPTPTPTPTPTPTPTPTPTPTPPTTAYQVSALAYDFMGDGSKPEVRALDSGWLWKRYRPSIGGTAYPHGVSVHASSSVVIDLNRQCTAYDAVAGVDDLSLGLGALRFSVYGDGVRLWRSPVLRGGESAVPVHVPLAGRKTLRLVVEPESAGDLVALGDWARSQISCR; this is encoded by the coding sequence ATGGGTGTTGACGGGCGGGACGAGCGGCGTGGCGAGACCACGGGACGCCGCTCGGATCAGGTGCCGGGCCGGACCGGGCCGCCGGGGGCGACGCCCCCGCGCGGTGGCCTGGAGGACGCCGGGCCCAGCGTGCCGGCGCAGCGCAGGCGCTCCCGGCACGGCGGGATGCCGTCGGACGAGCCGGTGGGGGTGCCCGGCGAGCGCACGGACGCGGATCTGCCGCCGTCCGACGCCGAGTTGGTCGCCGCGATGCGGGCCGGTGACGACAGCGCCTACGAGGAGCTGTACCGCCGGCACGCCGAGGCGGTGCGCCGGTATGCGCGCGGCTGCTGCCGGGACGCCCACACCGCCGAGGATCTGACCGGCGAGGTCTTCGCGCGCACCCTGCAGGCGGTGCGCGGCGGGGCGGGGCCGGACTCCGCGGTGCGCGCGTATCTGCTGACGACCGTGCGGCGGGTCGCCGCGGCCTGGGCGAGGACCACCCGACGGGAGCAGTTGGTCGAGGACTTCGCGGTGTTCGCGGTGTCGGCGGCCGGGTCGTCCCTGGACGACAGCACGCTGGATCCGGGCGCGGACGTCCGGGCGATGCACGAGGCCGAGCAGACCATGGCGGTGCAGGCGTTCCGCAGCCTGCCGGAGCGCTATCAGACGGTGCTGTGGCACACCACCATCGAGGACGAGTCGCCGAGCGAGGTCGCACCGCTGCTCGGGCTGACCGCCAACGCCACCGCCGTGCTGGCCCACCGCGCCCGGGAAGGGCTCAAGCAGGCGTATCTGCAGGCGCATGTGAGCCAGTCGCTGACCGCGGGCGGCGACTGCGCGCGCTATGCCGACCGGCTCGGCGCGTACGCCCGGGGCGGATTGCGGATGCGGGCCGAGCGGGGGCTGCGCAAGCATCTGGAGGAGTGCGCCCGGTGCCGCGGGGCGGCGCTGGAGGTCGTCGACCTCAACCAGCGGATCGGGGCGGTGCTGCCGGTGGCGGTCATCGGCTGGTTCGCGGCCGGGTACGTCGTCAAGGGTGCCGCCGCGGTGGCCGGGATCGCCGGCGCCGGGGCCGCGGCGGGTGCCGGGGTGGCCGCGGCCGCCGCGGGGTCCGGTTCCGGTACGGCGGGCGGCGCCGGCGGCGGGGCGGCCGTGGGCGAGGGGCTGGCCGCGCCGGTGAAGATCGGTATCGGTGCCGGGCTGGTGGTCGCGGCGGGGGCGGCGCTGGCGTTCGCGCTGGCCGGGTCGCCGCAACCGGCCCCGCGGGCACAACCGCACCCGCCGGCGCCGGTCGCGCCGCCCGTGCCGGCCCCGCCGCCGTCGCACACCCCCCGGCCGCCGGTGGGCGCGCCGGTCACCGAGCCGACGCCGTCCCGCACGCCGATGCCCACCCCGACGCCGTCCGAGCCCGCCCCGACACCGACGCCGACGCCCACCCCGGCACCGCCGACGCCCACGCCGACTCCAACACCGACGCCCACCCCGACGCCCACGCCGACCCCGACACCGACGCCCACGCCCACGCCCACCCCCACGCCGCCGACGACGGCGTATCAGGTCAGTGCGTTGGCGTACGACTTCATGGGGGACGGCAGCAAGCCGGAAGTACGGGCCCTCGACAGCGGCTGGCTGTGGAAGCGGTACCGCCCGAGCATCGGCGGGACCGCCTATCCCCACGGGGTGAGCGTGCACGCCTCGTCCTCGGTGGTCATCGATCTCAACCGGCAGTGCACGGCGTACGACGCGGTGGCCGGCGTGGACGACCTCAGCCTGGGCCTGGGCGCGCTGCGCTTCTCGGTGTACGGGGACGGGGTGCGGCTGTGGCGGTCGCCGGTCCTGCGCGGCGGGGAGTCGGCGGTGCCGGTGCACGTCCCGTTGGCCGGGCGCAAGACGCTGCGCCTGGTGGTCGAGCCGGAGAGCGCGGGCGATCTGGTGGCGCTGGGCGACTGGGCGCGGTCGCAGATCAGTTGTCGGTGA
- the trmB gene encoding tRNA (guanosine(46)-N7)-methyltransferase TrmB, with translation MSENPATPETTAAATAAPVDEPRPLGATAVSAAVPRRGKPMFPDGTGPAADPAGSHHERRIRSFQPRRSRVTASQGEALRRLWPTWGVDVDGLSRLDLDAFFGGLPVVLEIGFGMGEATAQMAAADPGTGILGCDVHTPGQGSLLGLAERNGLSNIRVANGDAIILLREMLAPASLAGLRVYFPDPWPKKRHHKRRLIQPEFVALATTRLAPGALVHCATDWEPYAEQMLEVLSAEPTLANLHDGYAPRPDFRPFTRFEGQGLDKGHVVHDLLFRRRG, from the coding sequence GTGTCCGAGAACCCCGCCACCCCCGAAACCACCGCCGCCGCGACCGCCGCCCCGGTGGACGAACCGCGCCCCCTCGGTGCCACCGCCGTCTCGGCCGCCGTGCCCCGGCGCGGCAAGCCGATGTTCCCCGACGGGACGGGACCGGCGGCCGACCCCGCGGGCTCGCACCACGAGCGGCGGATCCGCTCCTTCCAGCCCCGTCGCAGCCGCGTCACCGCCTCCCAGGGCGAGGCGCTGCGCCGCCTGTGGCCCACCTGGGGCGTGGACGTCGACGGGCTCTCCCGCCTCGACCTCGACGCGTTCTTCGGCGGGCTGCCGGTCGTGCTGGAGATCGGCTTCGGGATGGGCGAGGCCACCGCGCAGATGGCCGCCGCCGATCCGGGCACCGGCATCCTCGGCTGCGATGTGCACACTCCCGGCCAGGGAAGTCTGCTCGGTCTCGCGGAGCGGAACGGCCTGTCCAACATCCGGGTGGCCAACGGGGACGCGATCATCCTGCTGCGCGAGATGCTCGCCCCGGCCTCCCTCGCCGGCCTGCGCGTCTACTTCCCGGACCCCTGGCCCAAGAAGCGCCACCACAAGCGCCGGCTGATCCAGCCGGAGTTCGTGGCGCTGGCGACCACCCGGCTCGCACCGGGCGCCCTGGTGCACTGCGCGACCGACTGGGAGCCCTACGCCGAGCAGATGCTGGAGGTCCTCTCCGCCGAGCCGACGCTTGCGAACCTGCACGACGGCTACGCGCCCCGGCCCGACTTCCGGCCCTTCACCAGGTTCGAGGGCCAGGGACTGGACAAGGGGCACGTCGTGCACGACCTGCTCTTCCGCCGCCGGGGCTGA
- the lhgO gene encoding L-2-hydroxyglutarate oxidase: protein MAAYDCDVLVIGAGIVGLSTAHALTRAAPGIRVVVLEKEPAAARHQTGRNSGVIHSGIYYPPGSLKARFALQGAAEMVEFCTAHDIPHEVTGKLIVATDRAELPRLHGLIQRGREHGLPVRELGPAQIAEYEPEVRGLAAIHVGTTGICDFGAVARQLARLAQEDGARVVLGEEVTTIARRPGRVAVRTAGGTVYRARALVNCAGLHCDRVARLAGDAPGMRIVPFRGEYYTLAPERAALVRGLVYPVPDPAFPFLGVHLTRGIDGSVHIGPNAVPALAREGYDWRTVRPTELAGTLGYPGSWRIARRHWRYGAGELHRSLSRRAFTDAVRRLLPAAREEDLLPSPAGVRAQAVLPDGTLVDDFLFAESPGMIHVLNAPSPAATASLPIGREVARRVTRLLGLPECAAQDGGLAG from the coding sequence GTGGCGGCGTACGACTGCGACGTGCTGGTGATCGGTGCCGGGATCGTGGGGCTTTCCACGGCCCATGCCCTCACGCGCGCGGCACCCGGTATACGCGTCGTGGTGCTGGAGAAGGAGCCCGCCGCGGCCCGCCACCAGACCGGGCGGAACAGCGGCGTGATCCACAGCGGCATCTACTACCCACCGGGTTCGCTGAAGGCCCGCTTCGCCCTCCAGGGGGCGGCGGAGATGGTCGAGTTCTGCACCGCGCACGACATCCCGCACGAGGTCACCGGCAAGCTGATCGTCGCCACCGACCGCGCCGAGCTGCCCCGGCTGCACGGCCTCATCCAGCGCGGCCGCGAGCACGGCCTGCCGGTGCGGGAGCTGGGCCCGGCCCAGATCGCCGAGTACGAGCCCGAGGTGCGCGGCCTGGCCGCGATCCACGTGGGCACGACCGGCATCTGCGACTTCGGGGCGGTGGCCCGGCAGCTGGCCCGCCTCGCGCAGGAGGACGGGGCCCGGGTCGTCCTCGGCGAGGAGGTCACCACCATCGCCCGCCGCCCCGGCCGGGTCGCGGTCCGCACCGCCGGCGGCACGGTCTACCGCGCCCGCGCCCTGGTCAACTGCGCCGGGCTGCACTGCGACCGGGTGGCGCGGCTGGCGGGCGACGCCCCGGGCATGCGGATCGTGCCGTTCCGGGGCGAGTACTACACCCTCGCACCGGAGCGCGCCGCCCTGGTCCGCGGGCTGGTGTACCCGGTCCCCGACCCCGCCTTCCCGTTCCTGGGCGTCCATCTCACCCGCGGCATCGACGGCTCCGTCCACATCGGGCCGAACGCCGTCCCCGCGCTGGCCCGCGAGGGCTACGACTGGCGCACCGTCCGTCCCACCGAGCTCGCCGGCACGCTCGGCTACCCCGGTTCCTGGCGGATAGCCCGCCGCCACTGGCGCTACGGCGCGGGCGAGCTCCACCGCTCGCTGTCCCGCCGTGCCTTCACGGACGCGGTCCGCCGCCTGCTGCCGGCCGCCCGGGAGGAGGATCTGCTGCCGTCGCCGGCCGGGGTCCGGGCCCAGGCCGTGCTGCCCGACGGCACCCTCGTCGACGACTTCCTGTTCGCCGAGTCCCCCGGCATGATCCACGTCCTCAACGCCCCGTCCCCGGCCGCCACGGCCTCCCTCCCGATCGGGCGGGAGGTGGCCCGGCGGGTGACCCGGCTGCTGGGGCTCCCGGAGTGCGCGGCGCAGGACGGGGGCCTCGCGGGGTGA
- a CDS encoding NAD(P)/FAD-dependent oxidoreductase: protein MYTALRLQRTLKQELRQGTVEIVVVDPEPYMTYQPFLPEAAAGSISPRHVVVPLRRVLPHCTVVIGEVTEIDHDERKATIATLAAEHAGAGAVTVAYDELVLAPGSVSRALPVPGLADVGIGFKTVEEAIGLRNHVLEQLDIASSTRDPAIRDAALTFVFVGGGYAGVEALAELEDMARYAVRYYHNVGPEDMKWVLVEATDRILPEVGPDMGGYTVRELRARNIDVRLETRLESCEKRIVRLSDGSRFPARTLVWTAGVKPHPIVAASKLPLTDHGRLKCTAALQVDGVEHAWAAGDAAAVPDLTAPPPATPDAPRAVCAPNAQHAVRQTKVLAENLTAALRGGEIHNYAHKYVGSVASLGLHKGVAQVYGRKLKGYPAWFMHRAYHLSRVPTFNRKARILAEWILAGLFKREIVSLGSLENPRAEFELAAGTGRHNETS, encoded by the coding sequence ATGTACACCGCCCTGCGGCTGCAGCGGACGCTGAAACAGGAGTTGCGGCAGGGCACGGTCGAGATCGTCGTCGTCGATCCCGAGCCCTACATGACCTACCAGCCGTTCCTGCCCGAGGCCGCCGCCGGCTCCATCTCCCCGCGCCATGTCGTCGTCCCGCTGCGCCGCGTCCTGCCGCACTGCACGGTCGTCATCGGCGAGGTCACCGAGATCGACCACGACGAGCGCAAGGCGACCATCGCCACCCTGGCCGCGGAGCATGCCGGCGCCGGCGCCGTCACCGTGGCCTACGACGAACTGGTCCTCGCGCCGGGATCGGTCTCGCGCGCCCTCCCCGTCCCCGGACTGGCCGACGTCGGCATCGGATTCAAGACGGTCGAGGAGGCCATCGGACTGCGCAACCACGTCCTCGAACAGCTCGACATCGCTTCCTCCACCCGCGACCCCGCGATCCGCGACGCGGCGCTGACCTTCGTCTTCGTCGGCGGCGGCTACGCGGGCGTGGAAGCGCTGGCCGAACTGGAGGACATGGCCCGCTACGCCGTCCGCTACTACCACAACGTCGGGCCCGAGGACATGAAGTGGGTCCTGGTCGAGGCGACCGACCGGATCCTGCCCGAGGTCGGCCCCGACATGGGCGGCTACACCGTCCGCGAGCTGCGCGCCCGCAACATCGACGTCCGCCTGGAGACCCGCCTGGAGTCCTGCGAGAAGCGCATCGTCCGGCTCAGCGACGGCTCCCGCTTCCCCGCCAGGACGCTCGTGTGGACCGCCGGCGTCAAACCGCACCCCATCGTGGCCGCGAGCAAACTGCCGCTGACCGACCACGGCCGCCTCAAGTGCACCGCCGCGCTCCAGGTGGACGGCGTGGAACACGCCTGGGCAGCCGGGGACGCGGCGGCCGTCCCGGACCTGACGGCCCCGCCGCCCGCCACCCCCGACGCGCCGCGCGCCGTCTGCGCCCCCAACGCCCAGCACGCCGTCCGCCAGACCAAGGTGCTGGCCGAGAACCTCACCGCGGCCCTGCGCGGCGGCGAGATCCACAACTACGCGCACAAGTACGTCGGTTCGGTGGCCTCGCTCGGCCTGCACAAGGGCGTCGCCCAGGTCTACGGCCGCAAGCTCAAGGGCTACCCGGCGTGGTTCATGCACCGTGCCTACCACCTCAGCCGGGTGCCCACCTTCAACCGCAAGGCCCGGATCCTCGCCGAATGGATCCTCGCGGGTCTGTTCAAACGCGAGATCGTCTCGCTCGGCTCGCTGGAGAACCCGCGCGCCGAATTCGAACTCGCCGCGGGCACCGGCCGGCACAACGAAACCAGCTGA
- a CDS encoding SpoIIE family protein phosphatase, giving the protein MIFTRWSAKFPGTQRRTAARSDRAATPSAPSGPTAHSAAPTDDPSGTVPAARAEGPGEDAPPPTAPPTVDALSVHDILGTIPALVAVVYGPEHRIAYVNSAYAGVFGPRPAGHTAREALPELGELGLLPLMDQVLRSGKPRTVKSRKVPAGAGGDRTRDGYYTFTCTPIEVAASGPAPDPEVACVAPHKGVLVFGAEVTDQIESAERLRASEARQRAAAVTLQRSLLPQELEQPDDLRVAATYQPGGTDAAVGGDWYDVITLGAGRTALVIGDVMGRGVRAAAVMGQLRTAVRAYARLDLPPHEVLQLLDGLAAEIDASQIATCVYAVHDPNEGRLVYASAGHLPMLVRDADGTVRRAAEPTGPPLGTGGWLHTSGSVPLGAGSSAVLYTDGLVERRDKDIDEGVAALERAFAGSTGTPDIVCDRLLRSLGITAAHDDDVAILVIQNPVRTGHDAELFHNAALELHGGTEAAPRARAFASGVLASWRFSPELHDLGVLAASELVANSLQHGTPPMRLRLRRTDRRLIIEVTDGDDHLPRRRRAEPVDETGRGISIVATIASSWGSRRTPGGGKAVWCEFALPRG; this is encoded by the coding sequence GTGATCTTCACGCGCTGGAGCGCCAAATTCCCCGGCACGCAGCGGCGCACCGCCGCCCGGTCCGACCGCGCCGCCACGCCGTCCGCCCCGTCGGGGCCCACGGCGCACTCCGCCGCGCCCACCGACGACCCCTCCGGCACCGTCCCCGCCGCCCGCGCCGAGGGACCCGGCGAGGACGCCCCGCCGCCCACCGCGCCCCCCACCGTCGACGCGCTCTCCGTCCACGACATCCTCGGCACCATCCCCGCCCTGGTCGCCGTCGTCTACGGCCCCGAGCACCGCATCGCCTACGTCAACAGCGCCTACGCCGGCGTCTTCGGCCCCCGCCCGGCCGGCCACACCGCCCGCGAGGCCCTCCCCGAACTCGGCGAGCTGGGCCTGCTGCCCCTGATGGACCAGGTCCTGCGCAGCGGCAAACCCCGCACCGTCAAGTCCCGCAAGGTCCCGGCCGGCGCCGGCGGCGACCGCACCCGCGACGGCTACTACACCTTCACCTGCACCCCCATCGAGGTCGCCGCCAGCGGCCCGGCCCCCGACCCCGAGGTCGCCTGCGTCGCCCCGCACAAGGGCGTCCTGGTCTTCGGGGCCGAGGTCACCGACCAGATCGAGTCCGCCGAACGGCTCCGCGCCAGCGAGGCCCGCCAGCGCGCCGCCGCGGTCACCCTCCAGCGTTCGCTGCTGCCCCAGGAACTGGAGCAGCCCGACGACCTGCGGGTCGCCGCCACCTACCAGCCCGGCGGCACGGACGCCGCGGTCGGCGGCGACTGGTACGACGTCATCACCCTCGGCGCCGGCCGGACGGCCCTGGTCATCGGCGACGTCATGGGCCGCGGGGTGCGCGCCGCCGCCGTCATGGGCCAGCTCCGCACCGCGGTCCGCGCCTACGCCCGCCTGGACCTCCCGCCCCACGAGGTCCTCCAACTCCTCGACGGCCTGGCCGCCGAGATCGACGCCAGCCAGATCGCCACCTGCGTCTACGCCGTCCACGACCCCAACGAGGGCCGCCTGGTCTACGCCTCGGCCGGTCATCTGCCGATGCTCGTCCGGGACGCCGACGGCACCGTCCGCCGCGCCGCCGAACCGACCGGCCCGCCACTGGGCACCGGCGGCTGGCTGCACACCTCCGGCTCCGTCCCGCTGGGCGCCGGCAGCAGCGCCGTCCTCTATACCGACGGTCTCGTCGAACGCCGGGACAAGGACATCGACGAGGGCGTCGCCGCCCTGGAGCGCGCCTTCGCCGGCTCCACCGGCACCCCCGACATCGTCTGCGACCGGCTGCTGCGCTCCCTGGGCATCACCGCCGCGCACGACGACGACGTCGCCATCCTCGTCATCCAGAACCCGGTCCGTACGGGCCACGACGCCGAGCTGTTCCACAACGCCGCCCTCGAACTCCACGGCGGCACCGAGGCGGCACCGCGCGCCCGCGCCTTCGCCTCCGGCGTCCTCGCCTCCTGGCGCTTCTCCCCGGAACTCCACGACCTCGGCGTCCTGGCCGCCAGCGAACTCGTCGCCAACTCCCTCCAGCACGGCACCCCGCCGATGCGCCTACGGCTGCGCCGCACCGATCGCCGCCTGATCATCGAGGTCACCGACGGCGACGATCACCTGCCCCGCCGCCGGCGGGCCGAGCCCGTGGACGAGACCGGCCGCGGCATCTCCATCGTCGCCACCATCGCCTCCTCCTGGGGCTCCCGCCGCACCCCGGGCGGCGGCAAGGCCGTCTGGTGCGAATTCGCCCTGCCCAGGGGCTAG